The following proteins are co-located in the Halococcus salsus genome:
- a CDS encoding Hsp20/alpha crystallin family protein, with translation MQPGDRDDRDPFEDIFNEIERMMDGMMNGNVDIHTDTIDGTGAHVDVYEDGETVRVVADLPGIEKDAIDLTCDGRQLTIEAAGDRREVTERVRLPTRVDERSANATYNNGILEVVFERSDTSADIDL, from the coding sequence ATGCAACCGGGCGACCGCGACGACCGCGACCCGTTCGAGGACATCTTCAACGAGATAGAGCGGATGATGGACGGGATGATGAACGGGAACGTCGACATCCACACCGACACCATCGACGGCACCGGTGCCCACGTCGACGTCTACGAGGACGGCGAGACGGTGCGCGTCGTCGCGGACCTCCCGGGGATCGAAAAGGACGCCATCGACCTCACCTGCGACGGTCGCCAGCTCACCATCGAGGCCGCCGGCGACCGCCGCGAGGTCACCGAACGCGTGCGCCTCCCCACGCGGGTCGACGAGCGCTCGGCGAACGCGACCTACAACAACGGCATCCTCGAAGTCGTCTTCGAACGTAGCGACACCTCCGCCGACATCGATCTCTAG
- a CDS encoding type II glyceraldehyde-3-phosphate dehydrogenase, which produces MLKVGVNGYGTIGKRVADAVAAQPDMELVGVAKTRPNFEAERAVAKGYPLYAAIEERADQFVKADIELAGLVDELVAESDVVVDATPSGIGAENKSLYEDHDTPALYQGGEDAEMVDVSFNARANFAEANGADHVRVVSCNTTGLSRLVAPLEEEYGIEKVRATLVRRAGDPAQSGRGPVNDILPNPISLPSHHGPDVQTIFPELAIDTLGLKVPATLMHMHSVNVSLDAEPDAAEVRELLEDESRLFVVPEKFGIDGAGKLKEFALDAGRPRGDLWENCLWGESVSMEGNDLYLFQAIHQESDVVPENIDAVRAVAGTADAAESVETTNDALGIGF; this is translated from the coding sequence ATGCTCAAGGTCGGCGTCAACGGCTACGGTACGATCGGCAAGCGCGTCGCGGACGCGGTCGCCGCCCAGCCGGACATGGAACTCGTGGGTGTGGCGAAAACGCGACCGAACTTCGAGGCCGAACGCGCTGTGGCGAAGGGCTATCCCTTGTACGCCGCCATCGAGGAGCGCGCCGACCAGTTCGTGAAGGCCGACATCGAACTCGCGGGGTTGGTCGACGAACTCGTCGCGGAATCCGACGTCGTGGTCGACGCCACCCCATCGGGGATCGGTGCGGAGAACAAGTCGCTCTACGAGGACCACGACACGCCCGCGCTCTACCAGGGCGGCGAGGACGCCGAGATGGTGGACGTGAGCTTCAACGCGCGCGCCAACTTCGCCGAGGCGAACGGGGCCGACCACGTCCGCGTGGTCTCGTGTAACACGACCGGCCTCTCGCGGCTCGTCGCGCCGCTCGAAGAGGAGTACGGGATCGAGAAGGTCCGCGCGACGCTGGTCCGGCGCGCCGGCGACCCCGCCCAGTCCGGGCGCGGTCCGGTCAACGACATCCTCCCGAACCCGATCTCGCTGCCGTCGCACCACGGCCCGGACGTGCAGACGATCTTCCCGGAGCTCGCCATCGACACGCTGGGGCTCAAGGTGCCGGCGACGCTGATGCACATGCACAGCGTGAACGTCTCGCTCGACGCCGAGCCGGACGCGGCGGAAGTCAGAGAACTCCTCGAAGACGAGTCGCGGCTGTTCGTCGTGCCCGAGAAATTCGGGATCGACGGTGCGGGGAAGCTGAAGGAGTTCGCGCTCGACGCGGGGCGACCCCGAGGCGACCTCTGGGAGAACTGCCTCTGGGGCGAGTCGGTCTCGATGGAGGGCAACGACCTCTACCTGTTCCAGGCCATCCATCAGGAGTCCGACGTGGTGCCCGAGAACATCGACGCGGTGCGTGCGGTGGCGGGAACCGCCGATGCCGCCGAGAGCGTCGAGACCACCAACGACGCGCTCGGCATCGGGTTCTGA
- a CDS encoding aminopeptidase, whose amino-acid sequence MSHADGTPLERAAETAVNQCLALRSNESCVVVTDDDRLAIGEALYEAAHEVTEDAVLVRYPPGSQHGTEPPTPVAATMRSSDVVLCPTTKSLSHTRARSRANEAGARIATLPGITEEVFRTGLNTDYREIESACETVLDAVEGADEIRVTSPAGTDITFEPGAHEWLADTGIVHEAGVMSNLPAGEVFVSPETAEGTYVVDGTMMPHGLLDREIEFEVEDGFVTEISDDNVREQVERGAEEVGEDAYNLAELGIGTNVAVTELVGSVLLDEKAAGTVHIAIGDDHGIGGDTQAPLHLDGILRDPTVYADGEEIELPE is encoded by the coding sequence ATGAGCCACGCAGACGGGACGCCCCTCGAACGGGCGGCCGAGACCGCCGTCAACCAGTGTCTCGCGCTCCGGTCGAACGAATCGTGCGTCGTGGTGACAGACGACGACCGTCTCGCCATCGGTGAAGCGCTCTACGAGGCCGCCCACGAGGTGACCGAGGACGCGGTCCTCGTCCGGTACCCGCCGGGTTCCCAGCACGGCACCGAACCCCCGACGCCCGTAGCGGCCACGATGCGCAGCAGCGACGTGGTGCTCTGCCCGACCACGAAGAGTCTGAGTCACACTCGTGCGCGTTCGCGCGCGAACGAGGCCGGTGCCCGTATCGCCACCCTCCCCGGCATCACCGAGGAGGTATTTCGCACGGGGCTGAACACCGACTACCGCGAGATCGAGTCCGCGTGTGAGACCGTGCTCGACGCGGTCGAGGGAGCCGACGAGATCCGAGTGACGTCGCCCGCGGGTACCGACATCACCTTCGAACCCGGCGCGCACGAGTGGCTCGCGGACACCGGCATCGTCCACGAGGCGGGCGTGATGTCGAACCTCCCCGCCGGCGAGGTGTTCGTCAGCCCCGAGACCGCCGAGGGAACCTACGTCGTCGACGGCACGATGATGCCCCACGGGCTGCTCGACCGGGAGATCGAATTCGAAGTCGAGGACGGCTTCGTCACCGAGATCTCCGACGACAACGTCCGCGAACAGGTCGAGCGCGGTGCGGAGGAGGTGGGCGAGGACGCCTACAACCTCGCCGAACTCGGCATCGGCACCAACGTCGCCGTCACGGAACTGGTCGGCTCGGTGCTCCTCGACGAGAAAGCCGCCGGTACCGTCCACATCGCGATCGGCGACGACCACGGCATCGGCGGCGACACCCAGGCCCCGCTCCACCTCGACGGCATCCTGCGCGACCCCACCGTCTACGCCGACGGCGAGGAAATCGAACTCCCGGAGTAG
- a CDS encoding helix-turn-helix domain-containing protein: MKRVRITLSPSDAYLPPVYRLLTRESPFLRRVHIVNWNVAEPPVGFLLHIWGEYERSEEALRSGENVRDVAFFPESDDEAYCFLAAESTTVGRALFENFTRDDLLTVPPIECHRDGSSTYSLIGTESAIQNALDGLPEGVNVEIRSVGTGRITAGDTRDDLSPRQREAVRIAVEIGYYSVPRRATTEDVAHELECTAATASEHLRRAESHVFTSLFEP; encoded by the coding sequence ATGAAACGGGTTCGGATCACCCTCTCGCCATCCGATGCGTACCTCCCGCCGGTCTATCGGTTGCTTACCCGTGAGTCCCCGTTTCTTCGGCGGGTTCACATCGTCAACTGGAACGTCGCTGAGCCGCCGGTCGGGTTCCTCCTCCATATCTGGGGGGAGTACGAGCGATCGGAGGAAGCGCTCAGGTCCGGGGAGAACGTTCGGGACGTCGCGTTCTTTCCCGAGTCGGACGACGAAGCGTACTGCTTCCTCGCTGCCGAGTCGACGACCGTCGGACGGGCGCTGTTCGAGAACTTCACACGGGACGACCTCCTCACCGTCCCACCGATCGAATGCCACCGAGACGGGAGCAGTACGTACAGCCTGATCGGGACGGAATCGGCGATCCAGAACGCCCTCGATGGGCTGCCCGAAGGGGTCAATGTGGAGATCAGGTCGGTAGGAACCGGGCGAATCACGGCGGGCGATACTCGTGACGACTTGTCCCCACGACAACGTGAAGCGGTACGTATCGCCGTCGAGATCGGCTACTACTCCGTCCCCCGGCGCGCGACGACCGAAGACGTCGCGCACGAACTCGAATGTACGGCTGCGACGGCCTCCGAGCATCTCCGCCGGGCGGAGTCACACGTGTTCACGTCGCTGTTCGAACCGTGA
- a CDS encoding YgaP family membrane protein, translated as MRQNVGETDQVVRGTVGIWLVMVAISAFRSGRKTVCLITGLAGLGLLQNALTGFCGGNWLFGVDTTTD; from the coding sequence ATGCGACAGAACGTCGGGGAGACCGATCAGGTCGTTCGCGGGACCGTCGGCATCTGGCTGGTCATGGTCGCCATCAGCGCGTTTCGGTCGGGGCGGAAGACCGTGTGCCTGATCACCGGCCTCGCGGGCCTCGGACTGTTACAGAACGCGCTGACTGGGTTCTGTGGTGGAAATTGGCTGTTCGGAGTCGACACGACCACCGATTGA
- a CDS encoding HVO_0476 family zinc finger protein has translation MTQATERVATSCPACSPDTAVVHEVLKPGSQSTVRCSECSHVHKVRIEEPETRERDVIVSQDGDSFSTTTEIPTGERLAVGEEFVLDTPEALLTVRITSLEVEGGRTDDATTEEIETVWTRVVGNVGVDITLNPADGGDETRGVELRVPGDYEFTVGEREDLGEESFTVKGIHLRPDATGYGFDRLDHEGDMAFAKDVNRVYADDESSSAWSVW, from the coding sequence ATGACTCAGGCCACCGAACGCGTCGCGACGTCCTGTCCGGCGTGTTCACCCGACACCGCGGTCGTCCACGAGGTCCTCAAACCCGGGAGCCAGTCGACGGTTCGCTGCAGCGAGTGCAGCCACGTCCACAAGGTCCGGATCGAGGAGCCCGAGACCCGCGAACGCGACGTCATCGTCTCCCAGGACGGCGACTCGTTCTCGACCACGACCGAGATCCCCACCGGCGAGCGCCTCGCGGTCGGCGAGGAGTTCGTGCTCGACACCCCCGAGGCCCTGCTGACCGTCCGCATCACGAGCCTCGAAGTCGAGGGCGGGCGGACCGACGACGCGACCACCGAGGAGATCGAGACGGTCTGGACACGGGTCGTGGGCAACGTCGGGGTCGACATCACCCTCAACCCCGCGGACGGCGGCGACGAGACCAGGGGTGTGGAGCTCCGGGTCCCCGGCGACTACGAGTTCACCGTTGGCGAGCGCGAGGACCTCGGCGAGGAGTCGTTCACCGTCAAAGGGATCCACCTCCGGCCCGACGCCACGGGCTACGGCTTCGACCGGCTCGACCACGAGGGCGACATGGCCTTTGCGAAGGACGTCAACCGGGTCTACGCCGACGACGAGTCGAGCTCGGCGTGGTCCGTGTGGTGA
- a CDS encoding protein-L-isoaspartate(D-aspartate) O-methyltransferase, producing MDARARRERLVEQLDREGRIERDSTREALLAVPRHEFVPENRRGSAYDDRPLPIGEGQTISAPHMVAMMTDLLALDPDDSVLEIGTGCGYHAAVTAEVVGRLRSVEYYEPLAVATRERLARLGYDVEVRVGDGHEGWPEGTPYDAAYLTCAAPEIPAAVVEQVRPGGRIVAPVGTRRQTLVRATKQGDGDLDVEKHGGVRFVRMQG from the coding sequence ATGGACGCCCGAGCCCGACGGGAGCGGTTAGTCGAGCAGCTCGACCGCGAGGGCCGTATCGAACGCGACTCGACCCGCGAGGCGCTCCTGGCCGTGCCGCGCCACGAGTTCGTCCCCGAGAATCGGCGGGGGTCGGCCTACGACGACCGCCCGCTCCCGATCGGCGAGGGCCAGACCATCAGCGCGCCCCACATGGTGGCGATGATGACCGACCTGCTCGCGCTCGACCCCGACGACTCGGTACTCGAGATCGGCACCGGCTGTGGGTACCATGCCGCCGTCACCGCCGAAGTGGTCGGACGTCTCCGCTCCGTCGAGTACTACGAACCCCTCGCGGTCGCGACCCGCGAGCGCCTCGCGCGACTCGGCTACGACGTCGAGGTTCGCGTGGGCGACGGCCACGAGGGCTGGCCCGAGGGCACGCCCTACGACGCGGCCTACCTGACGTGTGCCGCCCCCGAAATTCCGGCCGCTGTGGTCGAGCAGGTTCGGCCTGGGGGTCGGATCGTCGCGCCAGTTGGCACGCGACGGCAAACGCTCGTGCGCGCGACCAAACAGGGAGACGGTGATCTCGATGTCGAGAAGCACGGCGGGGTTCGGTTCGTTCGAATGCAGGGTTGA
- a CDS encoding protein-L-isoaspartate O-methyltransferase family protein has product MDSAVLRDDMVAGLEHESKGVVETTSVSAALRAVPRHEFVAEEQAAYADRSFDHRGTAVLAPSTVARLIEALAPTPGDSVLVVGAGVGYTAAVCAEIAGQQHVHAVDISRRLVFDARQNLSRAGYGGVLVDRRDGAYGLAEYAPFDRILLEAAAVRPPRALTDQLAPGSRLVMPVGTRDQSLVALDDAGHETRFGPTSFAPLLVEGEQSDSVERNRTVREDRERARAIAERRTGWEHDWIDWDRQG; this is encoded by the coding sequence ATGGATTCGGCGGTGTTGCGCGACGACATGGTCGCGGGACTCGAACACGAGAGCAAGGGGGTCGTCGAGACCACGAGCGTGAGCGCCGCGCTCCGGGCGGTCCCGCGCCACGAGTTCGTCGCCGAGGAGCAGGCCGCCTACGCCGACCGCTCGTTCGACCACCGTGGAACGGCGGTCCTCGCCCCGAGCACGGTCGCACGCCTTATCGAGGCGCTCGCGCCGACCCCCGGCGACAGCGTGCTGGTCGTGGGCGCGGGCGTCGGCTACACCGCCGCGGTCTGTGCCGAGATCGCGGGTCAACAGCACGTCCACGCCGTCGACATCTCGCGTCGGCTGGTCTTCGACGCCCGGCAGAACCTCTCGCGCGCGGGCTACGGCGGCGTCCTCGTCGACCGCCGCGACGGCGCGTACGGGCTGGCGGAGTACGCTCCCTTCGACCGGATACTGCTCGAAGCCGCCGCCGTGCGACCGCCGCGCGCGCTCACTGACCAGCTCGCACCGGGCAGTCGGCTCGTGATGCCGGTCGGCACGCGCGACCAATCGCTCGTCGCCCTCGACGACGCGGGGCACGAGACGCGGTTCGGTCCCACGAGCTTCGCCCCCCTGCTCGTCGAGGGCGAACAGTCCGACTCCGTCGAACGAAACCGCACCGTTCGCGAGGACCGCGAGCGCGCACGCGCGATCGCCGAGCGCCGAACCGGCTGGGAACACGATTGGATCGACTGGGACCGCCAGGGCTGA
- a CDS encoding ATP-grasp domain-containing protein yields MTRLAVATRKETFERMRVPLADRDIEVDHVVTDQRTIPLTDPGSEWDGFDVGFVHPSRLIEGGVADALLDVPWVNDREAILTSRNKADVLARLSRAGLPVPRSVLVSDPIDESSLVETFEQFEPPVVVKPNSTTRGTGVVKVDDLDSFLGVTDYLRLIHDDPATGDRSFLVQEYLPDATDYRAMCIDGAYAGAVERRLPEPERATGRWKHNVHRGAEAEGVDLPSDLRELAEQTAATLDIPWLGVDLLVNDDRAVVSETNARPTIDAATKYESGFYDDLADLIEAQV; encoded by the coding sequence ATGACCAGGCTCGCGGTCGCCACCAGGAAGGAGACGTTCGAGCGGATGCGTGTGCCGTTGGCCGACCGCGACATCGAGGTCGACCACGTCGTCACCGACCAGCGGACGATCCCGTTGACGGATCCCGGCTCCGAGTGGGACGGTTTCGACGTCGGCTTCGTCCATCCCTCGCGACTCATCGAGGGCGGGGTCGCCGACGCGTTGCTCGACGTGCCGTGGGTCAACGACCGTGAGGCGATCCTGACCTCGCGGAACAAGGCCGACGTGCTCGCCCGCCTCTCGCGTGCGGGCCTCCCGGTCCCGCGAAGCGTCCTCGTCTCGGACCCCATCGACGAATCCTCGCTCGTCGAGACGTTCGAGCAGTTCGAGCCACCCGTCGTGGTCAAACCGAACTCCACGACCCGCGGCACGGGCGTGGTGAAAGTCGACGACCTCGATTCGTTCCTCGGTGTGACCGACTACCTCCGATTGATCCACGACGACCCCGCGACCGGCGACCGCTCGTTTCTCGTTCAGGAGTACCTCCCGGACGCGACCGACTACCGCGCGATGTGTATCGACGGGGCGTACGCGGGTGCGGTCGAGCGCCGACTCCCCGAGCCCGAACGGGCGACGGGTCGCTGGAAGCACAACGTCCATCGCGGGGCCGAGGCCGAGGGGGTCGACCTCCCCAGCGACCTCCGGGAGCTCGCCGAGCAAACCGCGGCCACCCTCGACATCCCCTGGCTCGGGGTCGACCTGCTCGTCAACGACGACCGCGCGGTGGTCTCGGAGACCAACGCCCGGCCGACCATCGACGCCGCGACGAAGTACGAGTCCGGTTTCTACGACGACCTCGCGGACCTCATCGAAGCCCAGGTCTGA